Proteins from a single region of Equus asinus isolate D_3611 breed Donkey chromosome 17, EquAss-T2T_v2, whole genome shotgun sequence:
- the LOC106822795 gene encoding olfactory receptor 10AG1-like — MQPKNLSPQRENNLKITEINCTIMMEFVLLGFSDIPKFHWVLFGIFLVIYIIILLGNGIIILITRIDFSLQTPMYFFLSNFSFLEICYVSVTIPKMLMDLWTQKGVISFFACATQMCIFLMLGATECFLLAMMAYDRYVAICNPLHYPLVMNHKVCVQLVVASWMSGLPVQIGQTCQIFSLPFCGSNQINHFFCDIPPLLKLACGDIFVNKMMVYIFAVLFVTVPFMLILGYYIRIISTILKLPSSTGWTKAFSTCSSHLIVVVLFYGSATITYLKPKSNQYEGMDKLLSLFYAVLTPMFNPMIYSLRNKDVKEALRKFLLKFSALWDI; from the coding sequence atgcagCCAAAAAATCTAAGtccacagagagaaaataatttgaaaattacagAAATCAACTGCACTATAATGATGGAATTTGTTCTCTTGGGCTTTTCTGACATTCCCAAATTCCACTGGGTTCTTTTTGGGATATTCTTAGTCATCTATATCATTATCTTGTTGGGAAATGGTATCATAATTCTAATAACAAGAATAGATTTCTCTCTTCAGACccctatgtattttttcctcagcaatttttcctttctagaaaTCTGTTATGTATCTGTCACAATTCCCAAAATGCTCATGGACCTTTGGACCCAGAAaggagttatttctttttttgcctgtgcTACACAAATGTGCATCTTCCTCATGCTGGGAGCTACTGAGTGTTTCCTTCTGGCCATGATGGCCTATGACCGATATGTGGCCATTTGTAACCCTCTGCACTATCCTCTAGTCATGAACCACAAGGtctgtgtccagctggtggttgcCTCCTGGATGAGTGGACTTCCAGTTCAGATAGGGCAAACATGCCAGATtttctctctgcccttttgtGGTTCCAATCAAAtcaaccacttcttctgtgatATACCCCCATTATTGAAGCTGGCTTGTGGAGACATCTTTGTGAATAAGATGATGGTCTACATATTTGCTGTACTATTTGTCACTGTTCCTTTTATGTTGATACTTGGGTACTATATTAGAATTATCTCTACTATCCTGAAATTGCCATCAAGTACAGGATGGACCAAAGCATTTTCAACCTGCTCTTCCCACCTCATAGTTGTAGTTTTATTCTATGGATCAGCCACTATCACTTATTTAAAACCTAAATCCAATCAATATGAAGGAATGGACAAACTACTCTCTCTTTTCTATGCTGTTTTGACCCCAATGTTCAATCCTATGATATACAGTCTGCGGAACAAAGATGTCAAAGAGGCACTGAGAAAATTTCTTCTCAAATTTTCAGCATTGTGGGATATTTGA